One Clupea harengus chromosome 11, Ch_v2.0.2, whole genome shotgun sequence DNA window includes the following coding sequences:
- the LOC122128495 gene encoding CKLF-like MARVEL transmembrane domain-containing protein 8, with translation MEDNLESRTTATADSGSDAGSSSSTLAYDKHFVCSAPGLLTLIEVVFGLLVWMLIGGTEYLQVAALSWVMCGSVVCWVLTVCQLLVGLTSVHTRFPQLPWNTLVLCFNSIAAALYTIAALVDAASITQAIRGRHSYNSWMASTIFAFLVAICYASNAYLSFRSWKNQR, from the exons ATGGAGGACAATTTGGAGTCACGCACGACGGCCACGGCAGACAGCGGTTCAGACGCGGGCAGCAGTTCGTCGACCCTGGCTTATGACAAGCATTTCGTCTGCTCTGCACCCGGACTGCTCACTTTAATAGAAGTA GTCTTTGGTCTTCTTGTTTGGATGTTGATTGGCGGGACCGAGTACCTGCAGGTGGCTGCCCTGTCCTGGGTCATGTGTGGATCAGTGGTGTGTTGGGTGCTGACCGTCTGCCAGCTCCTCGTCGGCCTCACCAGTGTGCACACCCGCTTCCCTCAGCTACCGTGGAACACACTG GTTCTGTGTTTTAATAGCATAGCAGCAGCACTGTATACAATTGCAGCTTTGGTGGATGCTGCATCTATCACCCAAGCCATAAGAGGGCGCCACAGCTACAACAGTTGGATGGCCTCCACG ATTTTTGCCTTCCTTGTGGCTATATGCTATGCATCCAATGCATATCTAAGTTTCAGATCCTGGAAGAATCAGAGATGA